One region of Ananas comosus cultivar F153 linkage group 9, ASM154086v1, whole genome shotgun sequence genomic DNA includes:
- the LOC109715639 gene encoding protein RESPONSE TO LOW SULFUR 3-like, with translation MSVATISAEIVEMETLRRRNAELEREVREGREREASARRELERWAARLRVAEDAEERLAVELGEAEAEAVEQAREYLARIRELSDRLDAARRVLAAAGYDLALAPALNI, from the coding sequence ATGTCGGTGGCGACGATATCTGCAGAGATAGTTGAGATGGAAACGCTCCGTCGGCGGAACGCGGAGCTGGAGAGGGAGGTGAGGGAGGGGCGGGAGCGGGAGGCGTCGGCTCGGCGGGAGCTGGAGCGCTGGGCGGCGCGTCTGCGCGTGGCGGAAGACGCAGAGGAGCGGCTCGCTGTGGAGCTCGGCGAGGCCGAGGCGGAGGCGGTCGAGCAGGCGCGCGAGTACCTCGCGCGCATCCGGGAGCTCTCCGACCGCCTCGACGCCGCTCGACGCGTCCTCGCCGCCGCCGGATACGACCTCGCCCTCGCCCCGGCCCTcaatatctaa